A single genomic interval of Lathyrus oleraceus cultivar Zhongwan6 chromosome 7, CAAS_Psat_ZW6_1.0, whole genome shotgun sequence harbors:
- the LOC127101827 gene encoding uncharacterized protein LOC127101827 produces MVKPKKIWIPKNGMAGLIAHTSLRESAREDEYFDSGCSRKMTGVKKFLMNIKSYSTSYVTFGDGSKGEIKGIGMLAYLGLHSLDDVLFVKGLTANLISIIQLCDQGIKVNFNKYECIVTNEKDEAIIKGARSKDKFYLWTPQETDCFSSCLMSKEEETNIWHQKLGHLHMKGMKKVMSKEALRGIPKLKIHEGRICGECKVGKQTKMSRKKLQHLTTSKIMELLHMDLMGLVRVGSLRGKREKDCGIIRIRSDHGKEFENNKFEEFFTSEGISHEFYSPITPQQSGVVERKNRTIQECARVMLHAKKLPYHFWDEVMNTACYILNRVTIRSGTSATLYELWKRRKPAVKYFHVFGMQDLTNEADVTDDVETSTDDVPEDVADTNTNTKTTKNDSTEQGPSVRIQKDHPKELIIGNPNEGIITKSREVVSNACFVSKFEPKNIKEALTDELWISAMQDKLGQSKRNKVWDLVPRPVGTMGRRQKQIARLESIGLLLGMACLLKFKLFQMDVKRAFLNGYLNEDVYVEQPKGFIDPTFPNHIYKLKKALYGLKQAPRAWYERMTELLINHGYRKGGIDKTLFVKEKDGKLMIAQTYMDDVVFGGMSHEMVQHFVKQMQSEFEMSLVGELTYFLGLQVKQMEDSVFLCQSKYARSIVKKFGLESESHKRTPAPTHLKLSKDEKGLSVNQSLYRSMIGNLLYLIANRLDITFVVGVCARYQVEPKVSHINQVKRILNYVNAINEYGMLYSHDSNSMLVGYCDVYWDGIADDRKITFGGYKNTIGEESRLKGYELRNPSMHADDSVNPTAAERSATDKELRKFVASILKEVNSDVFPDVQTSLEKDSCPDNDLREKAEENVPDHAAHERRSKKKVELVVNVEELTSDEEPLTNIVTPSNMDKLQMFFDLANAQGIKTASTCLVVIPPPMISTITLVIIAAPEVDQLTNVVITLSVEDLRLSLGRVKRDRDEA; encoded by the exons ATGGTGAAGCCAAAGAAAATATGGATTCCCAAAAATGGTATGGCAGGTCTCATAGCTCACACCTCCCTCAGAGAATCTGCTAGAGAGGACGAGTactttgatagtggttgctcTAGAAAAATGACTGGTGTCAAGAAATTTTTGATGAATATTAAGTCTTATTCCACTAGCTATGTCACCTTTGGAGATGGATCAAAAGGAGAAATAAAGGGGATTGGTATGTTGGCCTATCTAGGATTGCATAGTCTAGATGATGTCCTATTTGTtaaaggactaactgctaatcttataagtATTATccaactatgtgaccaaggtaTCAAGGTAAACTTCAATAAATACGAATGTATAGTAACAAATGAGAAGGATGAAGCTATCATAAAGGGAGCCAGATCAAAAGATAAATTCTATTTGTGGACTCCTCAAGAAACCgattgtttttcctcttgcctaATGTCAAAAGAAGAAGAAACTAATATATGGCATCAAAAGCTTGGTCACTTACATATGAAAGGTATGAAGAAGGTAATGTCAAAGGAAGCATTAAGAGGAATTCCCAAATTGAAAATTCATGAAGGAAGAATTTGTGGTGAATGTAAAGTTGGGAAACAAACAAAGATGTCCCGCAAGAAGCTTCAACATCTGACCACCTCAAAAATTATGGagctacttcatatggacttgatgggactCGTGCGAGTTGGAAGCCTAAGAGGAAAAAG AGAGAAGGATTGTGGCATTATCAGGATTAGAAGTGaccatgggaaggaatttgagaacaacaagTTTGAGGAATTTTTCACctctgaaggaattagtcatgagttctaTTCACCCATCACCCCACAACAGAGTGGTGTGGTTGAGCGTAAAAATAGAACCATTCAAGAATGTGCTAGAGTCATGCTTCATGCTAAGAAACTCCCATATCATTTTTGGGATGAAGTCATGAACACTGCCTGTTATATTCTTAATAGAGTAACTATCAGATCTGGGACTTCTGCCACATTGTATGAACTATGGAAAAGAAGAAAGCCAGCTGTGAAATACTTCCATgtctttggaa TGCAGGACTTAACTAACGAAGCGGATGTCACAGATGATGTTGAAACATCAACGGATGATGTCCCAGAAGATGTTGCAGACACAAATACTAATACTAAAACTACAAAGAATGATTCAACTGAGCAAGGACCCTCCGTTAGAATTCAGAAAGATCATCCTAAGGAGCTTATTATAGGAAATCCAAATGAAGGAATTATCACCAAATCAAGGGAAGTTGTGTCAAATGCCTGTTTTGTCTCTAAATTTGAACCTAAGAATATCAAGGAAGCTTTGACTGATGAGTTATGGATTAGTGCTATGCAAGATAAACTTGGTCAATCCAAAAGAAATAAGGTGTGGGATTTGGTTCCAAGACCTGTAGGAACAATGGGTCGTCGCCAGAAACAAA TTGCTCGCTTGGAGTCTATCGGATTGTTACTTGGAATGGCATGTCTTTTaaagttcaaattgttccaaatggatgttaaacGTGCCTTCCTAAATGGCTATTTAAATGAAGAtgtgtatgttgaacaaccaaaaGGATTTATTGATCCTACATTCCCAAATCATATTTACAAATTAAAGAAGGCACtatatggtttaaaacaagccccaagagcttggtatgaaaggaTGACTGAGCTTCTCATCAATCATGGATATAGAAAGGGTGGAATTGATAAAACCCTCTTTGTCAAAGAAAAGGATGGAAAACTTATGATAGCTCAGACCTATATGGATGACGTTGTGTTTGGAGGGATGTCTCATGAGATGGTCCAACATTTTGTCaaacaaatgcaatctgagtttgaaatgagtttggtagGAGAATTAACATACTTCCTTGGGCTCCAAGTCAAACAAATGGAAGACTCCGTCTTTCTGTGTCAAAGCAAATATGCTAGGAGTATTGTGAAGAAATTTGGATTGGAGAGTGAgagtcacaaaagaactcctgcacctaccCACTTAAAGTTATCTAAAGATGAAAAGGGCTTAAGTGTTAACCAGAGCTTATATAGAAGTATGATTGGCAACCTTCTATACCTGATAGCAAACAGACTAGATATAACTTTTGttgttggtgtgtgtgctagatatcaagttgaaccCAAAGTAAGTCACATCAATCAAGTAAAGAGGATTCTAAATTATGTGAATGCCATAAATGAGTATGGAATGTTGTACTCTCATGATTCAAACTCTATGTTAGTTGGATATTGTGATGTTTATTGGGATGGTATTGCTGATGATAGGAAAATTACCTTTGGgggat ATAAGAATACTATTGGAGAAGAATCTAGGCTTAAAGGGTATGAACTTAGAAACCCTAGCATGCATGCTGACGACTCTGTAAATCCCACGGCAGCAGAAAGAAGTGCAACTGATAAGGAACTTAGGAAGTTTGTTGCATCTATTTTGAAGGAAGTAAACTCTGATGTTTTTCCAGATGTTCAAACATCTTTGGAAAAAGATTCATGCCCTGACAATGACTTAAGGGAAAAGGCTGAGGAAAATGTTCCTGATCATGCTGCTCATGAGAGAAGAAGTAAGAAGAAAGTTGAGCTTGTTGTCAATGTTGAAGAACTTACCTCTGATGAAGAACCCCTTACAAACATTGTTACTCCAA